A stretch of DNA from Cygnus atratus isolate AKBS03 ecotype Queensland, Australia unplaced genomic scaffold, CAtr_DNAZoo_HiC_assembly HiC_scaffold_42, whole genome shotgun sequence:
ctgctggaggcaccactgagtacagaactgccagcgccaggtccagagaaggggaagagattgaggggggcttcaggtgaGCAAACATGACTGTGCCGACAAACAGTGAGACAATGaccaggtgagggaggcacgtagaaaaggctttgtgccgtcCTTGCAGCGAGGGGATCCTCAAcacagccctgaagatctgcacataggacagagcaatgaaaacaaaacaccccagCATTAGAAAAGCAGTAAGCACAATCATCCCAGCTTCCCTTAGGTAGgagtctgagcaggagagcttgaggatctgggggatttcacagaagagatCCTGGGCATTGCTTCGGTCGAGAGGTATTGAAAATGTATTGGCAGTGTGCAGCAAAGCgttgagaaagccactgccccaggcagctgctgccatggtggcacaggctctgctgcccaggagggtcccgtagtgcaggggctggcagatggcaacgtagcggtcataggccatgatggtgagaagagaaaactctgctagaaagaaaaagagtagcagaaagacctgtgcagcacatcctGCATAGGAAATGGTCCTCATGTTCCAGAGGtcattggccatggctttgggaaCAGAGGTGGAGATGCCACCCAGGTCGAGGAGCGCAaggttgaggaggaaaaagtacatgggggtgtggaggcggtggtcgcaggctacggcTGTGATGATGAGGCCATtacccaggagggcagccaggtagatgcccaggaagagccagAACTGTAAGAGCTGCAGCTCTCGCGTGCCTGCAAATGCCAGGAAGAGGAACTCTGTGATGGAGCTGCCATTACACATTTCCTGCCTCTGGGCAAGGGAGCctgacaaaaggaagaaatgacagTGCAAAATTTAAGGACTTCTTTGACTAAAATCCACTACATATCTCAACAAACACcccacaaagcaaaacactgccTCATTCAGTTCAGGCAGATCTTTCTGCCGTTCCTTGTCTTATGTCTGGTTGGTGCTCTGAGGGTGCCACAACAAGCAGGGGGCTCTGCTGTGGGCTCTGCGGCAGTCAGTCCTGGTCTGCAGCAACAGGTAGAAGGGAACCCGGAGTGATCTGAGAAGTCTGCTGGCCAGGGACATCTCCCCGTTTGCAGGTCATGAGGAGAAGGTCAAATAATTCCTCAAGAAACAACAAAGGTAATGTTGGTACTGTCTGTACATTGAGGTGTGCGAGGTGCCTCATATCTACAGCAATGCTCAAGGAGCCTTAGTTTCTAATACAGATACTACAGCTCCATTACCATCCCTCTGACTCACAACACAGGCAGGAAAATGGAAGCAGAGATTGTAGAAGGTGCACTGCCTTCTGGTAGGTCTTGCCTTGCAGTTCTGCTGTGCAGTGCCCTGGGGAGGTGTGGGGCTgtgagcagccagcagcaggctctgggcagcagcaggaccctgccctgccctgccctgccctgccctgccctgccctgccctgccgtgccgggggggctccttccacccgcagcttctccccgcagcccccggcagctccccgggcaggatgagtgcagagcctggcaggcggcagaggccctgccccggcacacagcccctggggcacagcagggaccctgctctgcaccacagccctgggcacccctgcctgcacccccggctgcacagcctgcagccggCCCCAAGAGAAGGGAGCCCTCGGGCCCTGCACGCTGACCCTGCAGCACACAAGCCCTGCGTGCCCTTCAGCTCCAACACCGAGCGTCCTCCTGACAGCTCCCATCGGCTGAGggctgtgccagctccaggaGAGCCTGGCAGGGTGCGCAGCGGCATTGCCCTGCACCCACACACTTACCGTGGGGAGGTGGCTGTGAGGATTTCTCCCTCTgccagctctcctctgccttccccccccaggctgccctgaacctctctcccccttctctcctctccccatgccagctgcaggcagtgcccccagccctgctgcgcctggcagaggagctgctcctgggcagagctgtctctctgcagtgctgcccgcttgccaggagctccctccctccatcccacGAGCCgtcccagctcagcagcacaggccCAGCCCAAGGCTTTTTACTGACCCCCCCggtgggctggggcagagcccaggagccTCAGGCACTCAGAGGAAATGGAAGACCTTTCTCAAGTAGAGAACGCAGATGCAAACACCAAAGCCTCTCACAGCGTTAATGAGTCCCACTGAGGGACATTACTGACAAAGCCTCCCCATGGCCTTCTTTGAGCAGAAAAGTGCAGGCGGTGATGATGGGGAGACCAAGGCCAAGGAAAGGTGGCCCTGATGCTGAGGAAACCTTGATGTGTGCCATGAAGTCCAACAGTCGGGCCCTGACCTCAGCTTCTGGGAAGGGAGATCCTGTCCCTCCGGCGGGGTTTAGGGCTCTTCTTGGGTCAGTTCAGTGTGGGGATGGGCAATGCCAAGTACAAGGCTACAGGGGGACATCTCCTAGGCTCCCCAAGGGGGATGAGGAGGCAATGAGACTGTAATGCTTTAAGAAGAAGGTGTCTCCTCATAGGCATCCGTGAGAGAGACTAaagccagagcccagcagacaaAGCTGTTGGCTCTGTTGAAGGCTTTCAACCTTGCAAAATATCCCTGACCATAACCACCACAGGGTCTTCTATGGTATCCCATGCCTGTGCGCAcctgtttccttctttgctgGCCCCTGTCATCCACCCTGCTTTTCACCTTGCCCTCGCCTGAGCACCTTCCTGCCTTGACTGATGTCTCTCCATCTGCCCTGAGAATTCCACAAAATACAAAGCCAAGGGGTTATCCAGAATTCTTCTGGGGGAGCTGTtgcaccacagctctgctcttcaaaaAGATTTCTCCTCAGACCCAATCTCAATGCCCCAGGCCGCACTTGATACACTTGGTGTTTCTTATACTCTTTCCCACTAGAAAGAAAAGCTCCACCTGCTCTGAGACCAGTTTCAGCCTACTCCTCTACTGCCTCCATGCCACAGGCCCAAAGAAGCCCCGGTCCCTCAGCCTCCCCACACAGATGGGGAGCTTCAAACACTGAAGCCCTTCCTGGCAGACCTCCCTTCCACATTCTTCAGTTCCTCTGCACTCCTCCAAAACCAGGAGCCGCACCCTGGGACACACTGCTCCAGAGGtagccacagcagcactgagtcGAGAGGGACGATAACCCAAGTAGCCTGGGTGGCTCCCGCTGCCCCTAGTGCAGCCCCGTAAGGAGCTGGCCTTGCTCCCTGTCAGCATGTCCCACTGGCTCCTATGGTGTCCTCGTAGCACCCAGGCCCTTTTCTCCAGGGTCCCCTCTCAGCTGCTCACATCCAGCCCTGCCCTGATGGATGCAGGTATTCTGCCCCACGTGCAGCACTGGCCATGTCTCCTTGCCACCTTCAGGGGCTTTCTGTTGGCTGAAGGCTGGAGATTCCCAAGGTCCCCCTGCCCTGAAGCTCCGTTTTTGTCACCTGTTCATGGCTGGGTGCAGATGGCTCACTCTGACTGTGGTGACTCTCATTATGTAACACCATGAGGAGTGTCAGGACTCTAGAGGCACTAAGGGAGGTACTTGTTTAGCGGAATTTCCGACCCAGGCAAGAATTACCATGAGAACCATCTCTGAAACACCCAATGACAGTACAAAGCAAGCAAAGCCTGGACCAGAGTCAATGAATGTTGGGCTGTTCGTATGCTAGGGTATTTTCTGGGGAAATATATACCTCTACAGACACACATGCAATGTGGATTCTTCCAGCAGCTGGTCTTGGACCCTGTGTAAAGCCAGGAGCAGGGCCCAAGATCCTCTCACGTTCCCCGAGCAGATAACTTCCAATGGGAATCTCCCACATAGAATCACTGAACCTCTGTCAGCATCAACGATAATGGAAGGCACCCAGATGCAATGGTTTAActgcttccttcttctctctgGTTTTGGTTAGTAGCTCCTTTCTCATCCATGACAGGCTCCTGCCACTTTTTCTTGACTTCATTTGTGTCTGGGTGGACGGCACTTGGGTTCAAAGAGAAGATCCTCAAGCATTAAACTGCTCCTTGCACCACTCCTCTCTGCAGTGCCATATCCCATGGGATTCCTCCAAGCAGGTCCACCAACAGGTCCAAGTTTGCTCACCTCAAGGCCTCCGCTCTGCCTTGGTCCCCTCTCTCAGCAGCCTCAACTCTACCTTCTCATCCCTGCCTTTTACACCCCTGAGCACCTCATCTTGGTTTATAACAAGAGGTCCTGCAGGGCTCCCCAGTCTTCCATTCCATCAAGATGTTATCAAGAAGCTCCCAAATCCTCCTGGATGTTTTGTGTAAAGGGATGCTGAAGCAGAGGACCTGCTCCTTCCAGTCTATCTGGTCAAGGACCTTTTCCAATGCACCAAGAGATGACGTAAGGGAGGCAGTGACGGGCACCAAACCTGGTCATTTGTGCCAATTgataaggaaagaaacagcatgtgGGGAAGTGAACACAACACAGGTCTTCTACACACCTTGCTTGACCTCTTTCTCGTCAGGATGCATCGATCCTGAGCTTAGAGGAAGTCTAAGTCCCCCAGCGACATTCTTAGATGTTTCAAAAAAGTTGCTTGCATGttccagggaggtgcttggATGCCATGGGGAGATGtttgggtgctgcaggaaggtgCCTGGGTACTCGATGGGGATGCTTCTGGGGGAAATACTTATTTCTCCAGGAAGATGCTTGTTGTGCAGAGGTGCTTGGTGCCTCAAGCGAGGTGCTTGTTTCCCTTGGGAAGACGATTGGGTGCCCTGTGGAAATGCCTGGTTACCCCCAAGGAGGAACCTTGGCTCCTCCACGGAGATGCTTGTCTACCTTTTGGATAAGCTTGCCTGCTCCAAAGAGATGCCTGAGTGCCCCAGAGACATGTGGTGTACCCAACTAAGGGGCTTAGGGAGTCCACGGAGGTTTGAGGGTGACCCAGGCAGATCCTTGGCCATCCCAGGAAGATGTGTGGCTTCTCCTGAGAAGTGTTTGATGGCTGTAGGGAGGTGCTTGGGAGCTCCAAGGATGTTCATCCATGCCCTATGGAGATGCTGGGGTGCCCATGAGTGATGCTTTTGTGCCCCCTGGAGGTGCTTGGTTGCTGCAGGCTCTAGCAATTCCCTGTATGCTACAATCACCTCACTTAGGCAGGCAGCAATTTCCCAGGGAACTCAAGCATCTCCACACTTCTCTGATTCTCTCATCCATCGAGGTGCTTGTTGGCCCCACGGCGATTCTAGCTTTCTCAGTGTGGACCTTGGGTGTTCCAGGGAGATGCTTGTTGAGTCAGCAAGAAACTAAGCAGCCGTAGGGAGATGTCTGAGGACATCAGGAGGAGCATGATTTTCCTGGGGATATGCCTAGGTGCCCAAAGAGGTGCTTGTGTTCCCCCAGAGGTGCCTGGGTGCTCCAGGGCAGGAGCCTGCTTCTTAAAGATTGAGTACTCCAGGGAGATACTTGTATGTTCAGGGAGACAGTCAGGTGCTGCAATGAActgcttgggtgctccagggtGGTGCCTTCTTTTCCCCAAAGGTGCTTGGGTGCCCTGGACTGATAGTGGAGTCCTCAAGTGAGGCCATTTGTTCCTCAGTAAAGCTGCTTGCATTCTCTGGGGAAATGCCTGAGGTGTTTGGGTGCTTGAAGGATGTTCCTTCGTGCCCTGGGTAGATGCTTCAGCGCTCTTGTTAGGTTCTTGACTTTTGTAAACAACTCTTCAGTTGTCTGGGAGAATTTTTCAGTGCATCTGGAGTGAGATGCTTGAGTGCTAAGAGGGAATGCATGAGTCCCCACACTAAAATGCTGGTGTCCCCTGGGGAGATGCCTGGGTGCCTTGTGGACGTACTTGAATGAGCCTGGCAGGTACTTGTGCACCCCACGGAGGCTCGTGGGAGCCAAGGGAGGTGCTTCCCATCTCCAGTGAGATATTTGTGTGCCCCAGGTGGTGTTTtggagccctggggagatgcttgggttcTCCACTCAGATGGAGGTGTGCGGTGGGGAGACTCTTGGATACTCCAATGAGGTGCTTGGGTGTTCCAGGCaggtgcttctgtgctgcagggagatgcttgggtgacAGGGGCAGAAACTTTTATTATGAGGGAAGAaatctgtgtgctgcagggaggctttTGCTTGTGCCCCAGGGATATACTTATATGCCCTGGGGAGAAGAAGCTTGTGTTCCCTGAGAATATCTGGGGTTTCTTGGAAGATGCTCAATTCCCACGTGGTCACTTGGATCCCCCAGGAGATGCTTGagtactgcagagagcagtctGTGTCCTACAGGGAGTGCTGGAATGCACCAAGTTTTCAATTGTGTTTCATGCCTTAGGGAGGTGCTTGTCTGTCCCTGTgagatgcttgggtgctccagAGAGGGGCTTGTGAACCACAGGAAGGGTACGTAGTCCCACAGAGGTCCTTGGGTCCTCTGCAGGTGCTTGTGTGCCATGGCAAAATGCTTACATACCCCGAGAACTCCTTGGGGTCTTCCAGAAGGTGCTTTCCTTATCCGGGGAGATGCTTGTGTACCCAGGGAGATGATTGCTTGACCCAGGGTGATGTATGCTTTCTCCAGAGAGGTGCCTCATTGTTGGAGGGACATTCCTGGGTGCTTGAAAGATGTTCTTGGGTGACCTATGCAGATGCTTGGGCACCCATAAGTTTATTCTACTGCTCCTCAGGGAGGTGTTTCGTTCTTCCAAGATGGTGCTTGGGTTCTGTATACAGGTGCCTGGGTTCTTCAAAGTAATGCTTCCATGCCTTTGCGCAATGTCTTAGTACATCAGGAGGTGATGGGTTCACAGTGGAAATTCTTCAGTGCTCCAGCAAGACACTTgagtgctgtggggaggtgCGTGAGTCCTGCTGGAAGATGCTTGGGTTCCCTGGGGAGAAGATTGGCACCTCAGGGATGATATAACTGTGTTCCCAGGGAAATGTGAGAGAGCTCCACGGAGACGTTTGGGTGCTCTAGGTAGATGCTTGTGTGTCCTGGGGATGTATTTGTGTTGTCAAGAAAAAAGTTGGAGTTCCCAGGGGACAGTTTAGGATGCACCAGGAACTTGCTTGGGTGTCCAAGAGGATGCTTTGTTCCTCAAGGAGGATGCTTATGTTCCCTTGGGAGATGCTTCTTTTCCCCAGAGAGATGCTTGGATGGACAGCGTGATGCTCGCCTCCTGCAATGAGGTGCTTGTGTTCCCCATGGATATGCTTGTGTGTCCAAGGGAGGTGCTTGGGTATACCAAGGCGATGCCTGGGTTATGCAGGAGGATCTCTGTGTTCCCTGAAAGATATCCTCAATGGGTCCACAGTGGAGATGCTGAAGTGACACAGGAAAATGCTTGGAATCTCAAAGGATCTCTTTGGTTGCCCTGGGAAGGTTCCAGGGTGCTCCAGCGAGGTTCCTGAGTAACCTGCTGAAGAGCCTGGTGTGCCCAGGGAAATCCTTGTCTCCtggagggctctgcagggcagatCCAGGGAGTATGCCCTGGGGACATGCATCAGGGCATCCAGGCCCCTTCCTGGAGCCCAAAGTCTTCTCCCAAAGGCAACCAAGAACATTCCCAGAGCACTCAAATTTCTATCGATTTGGTGCAACAAAGCACAACACTGGGGCACCCAGGCATGTCTCGGaagcacccaagcatctcctTCGTGCACCATAGCATCTCCCCAGGGTACACAAGCACCTCCAGGGGCATCCAAGCACCTGCCTGGGGACCCCCAACACCTCTCTGTTGTTCACAAGCTCCTCCCAGGGGTACACAAACATGTCCCCAGTAAACCAATGCTTCTCACCTGAGGAAACATCTCTCCAAAGCACTCAAGCTCCAGTCTGGAGCACTCAGTCACCTCCTGggagcacccaagcatctcATAGGGGCAAACAAGCACCTGCCCAGGGAACTCAACAGCACTCTTGGAGcactccagcacctctctgGAGGACACAAACTGCTCTCTGCTGTACCCAAGCACTTCCTGGGACACCCAATTACCTCCCAGGGGAATAAGAGCATCTTCCTAGGGAGCCCAAGGATATTCCCACGacacacaagcacctccctccccagggcacagAAGAATATCCCTGCTGCACCCAAGGTTCTCCCGTGGTCCAtcaagcatctccctgcaggtCCTAAGCATCTCGGTGGAACACgcaagcacctccctgggcacaACACCCAT
This window harbors:
- the LOC126913729 gene encoding olfactory receptor 14J1-like codes for the protein LHYGTLLGSRACATMAAAAWGSGFLNALLHTANTFSIPLDRSNAQDLFCEIPQILKLSCSDSYLREAGMIVLTAFLMLGCFVFIALSYVQIFRAVLRIPSLQGRHKAFSTCLPHLVIVSLFVGTVMFAHLKPPSISSPSLDLALAVLYSVVPPDEGSP